DNA sequence from the Cercospora beticola chromosome 8, complete sequence genome:
TCCTACGAGAAGCTCACCAAAGCTCCGCGCGATTACTCGGTGGCGGTCTTGTTGACTGCGCTGGACGCACGCTTTGGATGCCAGCTCTGTCACGAATTTCAGCCAGAGTGGGATTTGCTTGCAAAGAGTTGGAACAATggagacaagaagaaggagtcGAGGCTGGTCTTCGGCACCCTGGACTTTATGGACGGCAAGGCCACTTTCCAGTCGGTACGGAACAATGGAGTAACACTATAAGTTAACGGGAGGTATTGACGGATGAAATAGATGATGCTCCAAACAGCGCCAgttctgctcttcttccaccCTACCACCGGGCCCAACGCAAAGCCAGACAAGCCTATGGAGCGACTCGACTTCAATACTGGGTAAGACATTAGCTGCCAATGCGTGTACTTGACTAACATCAATCTAGCATCAACAAAGCTGAGCCTGTGCACAGCTGGATCGCTCGTCAGATGCCAGGTCGCCCGCACCCTCCAGTCGTTCGCCCTATCAACTACATCAAGATCGTGACCACTGTTGTCGCCATCCTTGGAGGCATCACCTTCGTCTCAGTTGCTGCACCATATATCTTGCCTGTCATCCAGAGCCGCAGCTTGTGGACAGCCGTCAGCTTGGTTGCTGTGTTGCTCTTCACCTCAGGTCACATGTTTAATCACATCAGGAAAGTGCCATATGTGGCTTCTGACGGCAAGGGAGGCGTGAGCTACTTCGCTGGCGGGTTTCAAAACCAATTTGGTATGGAAACGCAGATCATCGCTGCAATCTGTAAGTCCTTTGGCCTCTTGAGAGCAAACAGAACATATACTGACCGATTCCAGATGGCGTGCTCTCATTCGCGACTATCAGCCTGGCGCTGAAGACTCCACGCATTGCAGACCCGCGCCAACAGAAGATCGCAGTTCTAGTGTGGGGCGGTATCATCCTTGCCGTGTACTCGTTCTTGCTCAGCATATTCCGCGTGAAGAACGGAGGATACCCATTCTGGCTGCCACCATTCTAGGGGCCGTAACGCCGCCACTGAATAATGGCAATTTCACCAGCTGGCCAAGTTGACCGTCTTGGTCGGTCTGTAAAATACAGCATAGCATATTCAACTGCAAAATGATCATTCCGTCAGACGACCTCTCCCAAGACTGCTTCCTAGTATTGCACAGTGAGTGCCAAGTCGTAGCCTTCGTTTCGAAGGTGTCCACTAAATACATGAAACATTCCGGAGCTTCGTAGTACTGTCAGACGCCGAGCTGTGCCGGGCCGTACGTGAACCACGGCAGTCACATCGCTGACGATCGTCTTCCTCTCAGATACGGACACCGACGGTCACATGCTCGCACGTATTGCATATCCATCACGTAAGTAGCACTTGCGATGCTTCCAGGCAGCACACGTAGCCTTCGGCATCACGACAGCCACCGAACGGCTTCCAACCTTGACATCGAACAGCGACACCAAATGGCAAGTACCAGTACTTGCACACTCAGTACTGCACCACGAAATGAAACCGGACCAAGCACGAGCGCAAGCGATCAACCTTCGAGAAGGAAAACGCCATCCAACGACATTGAGTCTCTCTGTTTCCAAACCGTCGTAAGAAAACAGCTTGCATGTTATAAAAAAAATAGCTTCCATATCGCACTACATAAATCTCATTCGAGTGTCCTGACACTACTACAGCTTCCATCATAAAACCCGTTACATCACTCCAGATCACGAAGGATACGCGCATTGCGTTCCATTCTGGGTACAGAAAGGCATGTGGACAGGTTCCGCTTTCATGCCCCTTGCAACAAGACGTTCGCGCATCTCCGCCAAACGCGGCGAAGCTTCAATTTGCGAGCGATTTTGGCCTTGGGCGTCTTTGGCGCCGCTCCATAGGacctctgctgcagcagaagtgcGTGGCCAGACCTGTGGGAAGTGTCAGTGGTGATCGTATCTTTGTGTGAACATGTATACTGGAGGTATTGATTTTCACTCACCATTTGCTGGAAGTTAACAGCGTCAGTCTGCTCGCTCCAAATGTGCGTTTCGCCGCCGAGTACGAGATGTGTGGAGTTCTCAGGTACACCGTGTAGTGGGTCGTAGCTGTATACGGCACGCCAATTGTGGTAGGGAGCGCAGTAATCCAGGAATGGCCAGAAGCCTGCTGCGTTGGAAGGCGCGAAGTCGATCCATTGTCCTTTACCGCAGTCGAGGTACCAGTAGTTGTAGTTTCCTGTTATGACTCTGTATCCTTGAGCTGTAATCTTGGCGACGGCTTCGTCGGATTGCCATGCTTGGATGATGGTGTCCTTGGGGAGAGTGAGATTCCAGTCCAAGAGCATTTCTTCCCAGACAAGAGGTGTGAAACCGTAGGATTTGGTTTGGTTCATGTTGCGATCCATGTATTTTTGCATCAATGGCTGAAGGACCGACGACTCGTTAGATTTGACAGTGTCGTCTAGAAGGTACGTGTTCTTGTTGACTTCATCTCCGCCAAGGTGGAAATACGATGTCAAAGGCTTCAGGCGTGGCAGAAGGTCGTCGAGAAGAGTCTCAAGGAAGTCGTACACCTTGGTGGAATTGAGCTTGAGAGATCCGCAAGGAGGCTCTGCGCAGTATGTCGTCCAGTCGGGCTGCTTATTGAATGCTGCGATGAGGTCTGGGTCCGAGAACCAGATCGAAGAAGTGTGACCTGGATTGTCAATTTCCATGGCGACCTCGACACCAAGAAGCGAGCCATATTCTTGCAGCTTTCGCACATCATCAACAGTATACTTCTGAGATGGCTCGTAGACACCCTTTGGCATAAGGTCCGGCAGTGCTGGAACTTCGAGTGGCCATGACTGCGCATCTGTAACGTGCCAGTGAAGTCTGTTCATCTTGTTGTAAGACAAAGCATCAATCATAGCGTAGAGATCTGACAGAGGCTTAAAGGTGCGCGATGTGTCGACGTTGAGCCCACGCCATTTGAACTTTGGCTCATCCTTGATAGAAACAGGTGCGAGGTCTGTGTAGACTCCGCCGTTTGagtgctggaagaagagTTGCGTGAAGGTGGTGAGACCCCAGAGAATGCCAATTGAAGTTTTGGCAGTAACGGTGACTTTGCCATCAGTAGTGACCTCCAGACTATAGGACTCGTCGATCTCAGTGTCGGGTTTCTTCACATCGTCTGGATCCGCCCCGGTCTGCTGaatggtgatggtggtgatgtACGTGCCGCTAGAGTTGGTGTCCGGTTCATAGTTTGAAAGCCTAGGCCTCAACATCCATGGCACGAAGTTCTTGCTGAAGAGAGTATCATATGTTCTCTGAACAGCATTCTGAACAATCTTGCTGGCAGATCCGGTGCCCTCTTCACGCTTAGTGTTCTGTTCCGAGTGGGTTAGAAGGTATTCCTCAGGCGGGTATTCAGGTAAGCTCACAGATCCCGATTGGTGGTATTCGACGTCAACTTTGTCTTTATTGATCCATAGGACGTCTTTGCCGTGCTGATACTCTTTTGGCAACGGCCAGATCGCACTGACGCTGCTCACTAGCAACGCGACAGATAGTACGCCGCGCATTTTGGATAAGCTGACGGAGGCCAGAAGGTATTGGACAGAGGCCGGTGGGACGTTCAAAGACGGTGGCGAGCGAGGCGTTGGATATAGCCAGACCAAGAAATACGAGTTCGCTCCACACAAGCCGGTGTTCCTAGTCTAGTTAGTGAGAGCCAGCCATTGTTACATCGAAAGGATGGTCCTAGTTCTTGGGAGGTCGGCTGGAGTCTCAGAACTTGGACCAGGGGAGGCTACAACCTTAAAACGCGGGCCTGAAGCTTCTGCAACCAATTCAGGATGGAAACATCCTGGCTCATGCGTGGCAGGTCTCATTCGCCGTCCACGATATGGATATGAATGGACGCTTTTTGCAAGGGACAACCTCGGTAGCCGATTGGCATCCAGACGCGCGCGACTTAGTGCTTGCTAAGGCTGAGCATAAGAGTCGCCGTACCACATCCTCTGCTTGGCCGATCTGCGGGCGGAATTCCAAGGGAACAGGAGGTGTTCCTGGTGACGTTGGACGGGAGGGGGACGAACTCTACCGCGGGATCCAGTGCTTGCACGCGCGCAGCTCGACTGGAAGCTGCAGGGTTGGCAACAGCTGCGACGAATGAACGGAGCTCAGAGGCGTGTTGTCCAGGCACACCAGCAACCTGGTCGCGAACACCTTGTCGACGGCGCCTCGCAGTGCGAAGTGCTCCTCTTCGTCGCGCCTGCAGTGGACGCGATGAAGTCAAGACAGCCGAGATCCCTTCACAGCAGAACCCACATTCGTGTCACCGGTTCGCTGCAGCTCACATTTCACAAAAAGAGATGCACAGATTGCTTCAAGCAGGGATAATTGGCTGAAGACGCGGGATATGTGATTACATTCTTGTGCTGCGTTTCTCGCGCGTCACTCATTTGGTACCTAGCAAGAAGAGGGATACCAAAAGATCGCATGACTGCACGGCACGGTGGTATGAGCACGACGTGATGGAAGATATCGAAACTACACCGACAAGCTCCGAGGTCTCGGGAAGCgggcagctgcagcgcaCAAACAAGAGCATTGTATCGCGTAGCGAAACCTCGTGCGGGCGACTGCGGTCAGCTGCATACACCGTGTATGTTGTGCTCGAAAGAGCTGTGAAGGCATCGGCCAAGGTACTGTTGCCAAGGTTCATGCGAAGAGGAGACGGC
Encoded proteins:
- a CDS encoding uncharacterized protein (BUSCO:EOG09264R0D); this encodes MRLLQLLTAAILPLSSLAAKSKSSADRFAVQSAKPQPVKLDDSSYEKLTKAPRDYSVAVLLTALDARFGCQLCHEFQPEWDLLAKSWNNGDKKKESRLVFGTLDFMDGKATFQSMMLQTAPVLLFFHPTTGPNAKPDKPMERLDFNTGINKAEPVHSWIARQMPGRPHPPVVRPINYIKIVTTVVAILGGITFVSVAAPYILPVIQSRSLWTAVSLVAVLLFTSGHMFNHIRKVPYVASDGKGGVSYFAGGFQNQFGMETQIIAAIYGVLSFATISLALKTPRIADPRQQKIAVLVWGGIILAVYSFLLSIFRVKNGGYPFWLPPF